A window of Vanessa atalanta chromosome 29, ilVanAtal1.2, whole genome shotgun sequence genomic DNA:
atcttaaccgatgatttcgggttcaagcccaggcaggcaccactgaaatttcatgtgcttaatttgtgtttataattcatctcgtgctcggcggtgaaggaaaacatcgtaacgaaacctgcatgtgtctaatttcaacgaaattctgccacatgcgtattccgccaacccgcattggagcagcgtggtggaatatgctccaaaccttctcctcaaagggagaggaagtctttatcccagcagtgggacatttacgggctgctaatgctaaaaaaaaaatgacaaggAATATAGTGTGAGTTGAAATTTTGTGTGAAAGTACATTCATTATGATTAtgagattatttaaaagaaaaacttactCGATACAAACTAGAGCGAGCTTCTCATATTGAGCCTCAACCTTCTTGAGTTCAGCTTCGATTTCCTCTGGAGTTCTGGTGACCCCTGGAGGCGGAGGCGATGGCGCCCTGTATTGTACTTGATACTTCATTGGTTGTAACCGTTTCGGTATTTGTACTGTAATCCAAATTATGTCATTTGTTTAATAGATTGaaaatttcaagttaaaataGAAAGGTAAACTGACAAATGGCGcctctgatggtaagtggtaaacaccgcccatagacaacggcgctataagaaatattaaccattccttacatcaccaatgcgccaccaaccttgaactaagatgttatgtcccttgtgcctgtagttacactggctcattcatccttccaaccggaacacaacaatactgagtactgctgcttggcggtagaataactgatgagtgggtagtacctacccagaccggctcgcacaaagctctaccaccaagaaaagtCTGTCTGACTTTCAAGCCTTAACGGCTAAACCAATGAACCTtgagcttgaaccccaaggaaggacataggatcTTTTAAACCTATAACCTACAATCGCCTCCTAACACGCAACTAGTatagtaagtaatattttaaacacgtGAAAGTATATCATTGGGTATAatcaaccttttttatttatatttgaagtatAATAATGTTGTCAGTtgcatgtatataaataaattgacgaataaactcagctctgcagcctatgcggtaaaaaaaattagacttttgattgatgtggatacggctcgccttgtgtacttaagttatttccatagtataatgtcgtatggcatcctactctggggtaatgcagctgacattaatactatttttgtactgcagaagagggctattcgtgcaatttataacctggtcccaaaagattcgttaagaggtaaatttaaagaaattaaaataatgactgtcgcttcttaatttgtttttgataaagttatgtatgtacgcaaaaacataaaggattttcccagaaattgtgacgtacattctattaacactaggaacaagaataaacttgttactccaagtacccgattacacagggttagtaactcttttttggggcaatgtatacgtttttacaacaggctcccagaaaacgttcaaaattattcaattataaaattcaaaagaatcgttaaagagcgtttgtgtgctaaaggatattacaacactaatgactttttagttgactgcacaccttgggaatgaaatgatcgcctccaggctgtttcaaataactataatatcattgtacatgcaaaatggtaaaaaaaaatatatcccactgagtttctttcgccggtccttctcaggtccgaggtgctaaattccgaaccggtggtagatttttgactatcaataagcaagtgtaaacacttctatattgaataaagatttttgactttgactttgactttatgTGTCAGGTCAATATGACCTACCTCGGGTCTGATATGATAGGTCTTATTGCAAGCCCGTCCATGTACAATTCGCTTATGGGATAATCTACCGAACAGCAAAGATATCCTAAATACTTAAGTACTTTAGTTAACTTAGTATTTGTTAGTATAGTTTGAAGATTGAATGAGCCATGACTACGAGctcaaaggacataacatcttagttcaagtGTGATGGTTCAATGTCGAAATTACTTTTGGTATTTACGGCGATTATGTCTATGAGCGATCGTGATCCCTGACAACCAAGTGCCCTCCATTAGACGTTCCATTAGATATCTCCATTAGATGCCAAACTATTTGAAATCAAGAATAATTTGTACCTTTTTCGGATTTCGTTTCATTTTACTTTTACCCTTATCGATTACAATACGGACTAAGCCATTAAAATTCATCCATGCATACAATACTcgaattgataatatatttacagataatttAATACGAGAATTATTCAGATAATTCGCATTAATATCATtgcaatttatttcaaaaggcAGACGTAATAGtaatctgttttattaaaagataaacatCCGATAACGCACACTAAGTATCTCGATCACGACCAATCATTTTCAACattagattaaattttgtattttatttgtaagataAGATATAAATTCGAAACGGTATGAGTTTATTTCAtgtgtcatttattttttacgattcgCGCTCGGTTTtcttgttaatgttaaaaaacgAACAAGAcacgtgtttatatttttatttatgtgtaaataaaacattttatttataaacaaaatgttacgTGTTTATGTTAGCTGACATTTTGGGATTAATggattttgtaaaatgtttttatacgaAATGTAAGTAttgttgatttcatttaaagGTTATAAGAGTGTTTAAGTTGTAATAGGTAGTCGTATTTAAGTTGTGATACTCCTCGTATACATCCTAGAGTATCCGATCATGATTTGTGATGTACATGTTGATACTCTTATCAAATTTGGTCACGGTGGCGAATCAAGTCTTCTGCGCAGGACATATGATCTTGTTTAGGCATATCCACAAATATAAAGGTACTGTTTATTCCTTGAACCTGGTGATCCAATGTGACGGCCTTTCGGTCAGGATAGGACAGAACTCAGGCGCAGGACCATCTGTCTTACGTATTGTTTACTGGAAGAAGGAAAAAAGTACTAAGAATGTTCCTATCACAGACTATGTAACTAAtacttagataaattaaaaaaaaagtaaaaaaaatttaacgtttgtcaatttatttttttaattttctcaatTATTTCGGTCACTGTGacgtcatttgtttatttattttggatataATCGTTATTATTGCCTATATATacgaaaaactttaataaaacataatatatattattaaagacatATCGTCACGGACTCTtcaataattatctataaatatattatgtttgaaagttttgtatatatattaattatatgtcacGCATCGTTGTCCAATCGATACGGcttgacaaatatatttccaGCTAAGCTGACATaataggatatattacatataaacttaGAAGACTACGTAAGACAAATATTTTGGCATATGACCATTTCGTTTCTAGATCATCTTAAGTAAAACTAAAGTCAGTTTGATTACCAGAAATCATCGAATTACGTAATATGGTAACGAGACTAGTTATTGAACTCTCATCCCCTCCATTTTTGGTTTCAGCCTTAGCTGTTTATTATACATAGCTGTAGTGATTGCTgataaaaattttgataaacgGGACTGGAAGAGCGACCCAAAAGACACAACATGTCTAACTGGTTATATGACGGACGTACAGAAATGGGTCGACAAATTTGGGAGATTAAACGCTGTGGAAGGTGAGTTTATGACTTGATCCAAGCAAAGACCATCAGTGAGACATGCGTCGATAGAGCAAAAGTTtaagggccgcctagcgatcTAAAAAGtagcaggatcgatcctgtaGAATAacccaaatcaaatcaagatatacttcattcaagtaggcttttacaagcacttttgaatcgtcatttaacaaactatttaaaataaagctaccaccggttcggaatgtagattctaccgagaagaatcggcaagaaactgagtaattactctttttcaacatctaaaaatacagttaaagGGTTAGGCGTGGGGAAGACAGTAGTCAAAACAAGTGATAAGTTttaaaggaggggtaaataggagtattagtaatttcttaattaatttgggggattgctactattttaattttttttgtacaaatggCGAATATCCAACTTTGACAGtcaattgacgcgatatcattggtcgagagtttgaCTAGTCtgtgatattcattatgaattcAGGATAAATAGTTGTAGTTTTAAATGTCGGTGTTGTAgagtatattaattgtaataataaatttgtctcTCTCTTTCACTCTCTCGGATATTTCAGCTTATATTTTTCATGTGCCTCAATAAAAAGCAGGATTTTGTGTGAGAGGCAGGTGCCCAAACCAAGTTGCCCTGTACTAAGGGTTTCCTTACCATTAGGATAGGAactaaaactagtttttaccggatttaatcgcgtatattaattattttaacatctaaacaactagttttatttcaatgtgtaataatcgcgaaaatctaagacaacaataTAGGATaggaactatttattaaatttttacagtAAATAGTTAACACACCAAACTTAAACGTACATTATAAAACGATAAGTACttacgatattaataaattggatTTGTGCTCGTGAATGTATGTGTGTCCAtgggtgtgtgtgtgtatttacgTAAGTGTATGTTACATGGTTGTACAGCTTGTGTAAGCTCATCTGGCCAACCCACTTATCAgttattctgccgccaaacagaaaCTTAGTATCGATGTGTTAgtatcggtttgaagggttagttaGCCAGTGCAACtgcaggcataagggacataacatcttagttcccaaggttggtggcactgGGCGATGTATAGAATGGTTAATGTTAAGCTCCAGTCTATGAGTGATGGCGacttaacatcagatggcccattagCCCACCTGCTTACCCACACATAAAAAATGCGAGTTTAGGGGAACTATCTGACTGGGGCATAACTGATCTGAGAACTGTTTATATTGCTGTTTTTAGCGAATCGATTGAATTATGTTAATCTTAGGATTATTTGTATCTCCTTATTCGATAAGGCTTTTGATACGAGAATTTCAATACTTTACATTACGTCACTTTATAAATCCTAAAAAGCTTGCACGTGTTCAATAATCaagaatctaaattaaaatatactttatagataaacgtaaatctaccaccggttcagagaGTCTCGTTCTcaaaactcagtagctactttTTCCCAACAATCATAATTCCAGACAATTTCAGCACGTCATATTAGTTAAGATTGGTATAATAGATCTCTATCTATAACTGTATCTATAATCTTGATATTTTTCAGATATAAACACGTCGAGTATAACGATTTCGTCTCGTGaaggtattaataaattacaatatgaaGTAGCTAACTTCAAAAGCACTCAAAATCGAAGGATTAGGTATATGAGTATGGTCAGTTGCAGATTGACTCGTGTACCAGCGGTGAGTATGAAAGTACTGGCCAAAGAGCCTTCTGGTAGTAGTCACGAACCCAAAGACATTGGGTTTTGTtttaggaattactaatattacctatttacccctccagttaagcttaaagcttgtgttagGATTGGGTACGACAATAGGACAAGGGTTCAGGATCAATCCTGCGATTTTTTATGTTAGACTGCGCCATTTGTTGCCAACACGCTGCCGTTAAGAATTAAGAAGTTTTGTCCATTGTGTCTTATTAGACTGgctctgagccgagatggctaagtggttagaacgcttgcatcttaacagattctataattcatctcgtactcggcggtgagggaaaacatcgtgaggaaacatgcatgtgtctcatttcaacgtaattcagccacatgtgtatccaccaacccgcattgaagcagcatggtggaatagcTCCAAACAAACGTTCCCCTCAAAatgagagaaggccttagctcagcactggtaaatttacgggctgttaatgggagactggctcactcaactcaaactggatcacaacaatacaagCAAAACCCAATCAGTGCTATATGTTTGCGCAAAGCCACAaaacgaataatatataaacttctcAATAGTGTTCGTATGTTTGAAGTGGCAACAAAATTGAAACTGTATATACAGttggtttaattttaatcccattaattttatttatcagaaatattgtatttttattaatgttgagATGTGTGATGAACGTTCATGATGGCGACGATGATGAGTAGGGTGATACTGATGATGAGAACAGTTGTGGTTATGGTGACAATGATCATAATGATGGTTTTGCTGATAGTGATGACTGTgatgaaaataatgataataatgatgttGGTCCTCTAGTGATAATGGTGGTCGTGGTGatgatgataatttatataactactTATCTAATTTACAGTCTCTAAACTTTTTTTGTGCTTTTAAACTATCTGATACGATTTGTCACCAACAATTGACTATTATTGGAATCCCGAAAACcttaagttttattacaaaaataaattgcttaatCGTCTTTTTCAGGTGTTTAAATGGACAGATAGACTAGACCGCAGCTTAGCAGATACCTTAGTGTATTTAACGTTATATGGTAATAATTTCGGAACACTAGATAAAGCTGAAACGTATGATGTTGCGTTAAACGCGTCAAACACACATGAGATCAATATGAATACGAATATAACCACGTATGGGAAACGTAAGcattactttcattttatttttcacttggTACGTGTTTGAGCGATGTTTTGTCCCCCAAAATAGGAAgaaaaagcctgtaaattttctactGGCCAAACGCCTTTCCTCTTATGGAGAAGATTTCAAACATATTCCACCTCGCATACAACCATTTCAACCATATTTAACCGTCAATCACGAAATCGAGCATATAAAACCTCTATAGTTgcaacccacaatcatcggttaaaattcacACGTTAAGTGCTAGGATATTTTCAACTTCTTTACTTTCTTCATAGTAGGGCAGCAGATATTGTCCACGAAAAAGACTGTAAAGTGTGTCTCCACCAGCAATCGTATTATTAGCTAGCGATAGACAAATACTAGTAGGGGTACAGTTCTGAATACCAGCAAAAGtgcgtttaattatttattgacgtgCATTGTACCTTGCGTCTCTAGTTACACTAGTATACTCACCTTTAACAAACCGGAACAAAGTAATACGAAGTATTCCTGCTAAGTAGTAGAAGATGTGATGAAATATCTGCAACTGGTATTacctattgatttatttaactgtttaagggtttttattgtaaataactcTCCTATCAATGTTAGAATTAATGTTTGGATCTCCAACTTAATTTAAAGCTAGAACCGTTTAAAATTTGCGCAATTTCTTCCTGTTCCGATagataattctatttatttacataatcaaAAAGAGGAGGAGATTCTCgatttgtcatatatatatatttggtagtATGTTCGGGTTTATcgtttttatactaatataaataaataaataaatattggacaacatcacatacattactctgatcccaatgtaagtagctaaagcacttgtgttatggaaatcagaagtaacgacggtaccacaaacacctagacccaagacaacatagaaaactaatgatttttttctacatcgactcggccgggaatcgaacccgggacctcgtagTGGCGTACCCCTTAAAACCGGTGaaacacactactcgatcaagGAGGTCGTCATATAATCAACagtcaataaaaatttaattgtcaatattttcactattattttcagaattaaCTTTGTGGTCCGTGGGATTTCAAGCCTTCACGTTCAGCAACTTAAGAGAACTAGATCTACGTTCATGCTCCATACAAGCATTGGGCAGCCACACGTTCCAAAGGATGCCAAAACTGAGAAATCTATACTTAggagaaaataatatacattatatcgaAACTAATGCTTTTAGTTCTCTGACAGCTTTAAAGCATTTAGATTTAAGCAGAAATTACGCTTACGATGAAAATGGACAGCAAAGAGATATGTACTTCGAATCTTTGGAtatattacgaaatttaaatttggaatcatTAGATTTGTCATTTACAAATTTTGGTCAgcgaaatattaacatattaaaggGCGTCGAGAGGAAACTAAAGCGATTATCAATTTGTTACGCTGGCTTAAACAGAATAAGGGACGACGTATTCTACTTTCCGTCAATGAAATATCTCGACGTTTCAGGTAATTATGAAATACTGAGCACACCGAATGTGTTcagagatttaaataattcactACAGATACTGTTCGCTGAAAACGTAGCGCTGCGGAATATGAACGTATTTCAAAATCTATCGAAtttggaaattttaaaattgaccaaTAATGAAATAGTGAGCATACCACCACATGTGGCGCACAGcttgaaaaaattacaaatactcGATTTAGATAACAACAGGATAGCGGCTTGGTTTAGTGATTTGATTTCGTACATGAAGAATTTAAAGTTACTATCgttgaaaagtaataatattaacctCGTAACCCGAGAAATGTATTACGACGTAGAGAATCTTACATACATATCTCTATCTGGAAATTTCTTGATTTGTAATTGTCACGCAAGAGATATATATGAAGTTGGCTTGAagaatgaattaaaacaaaagactaCATTAATAACAGAACTAAACCGCAGTGCAAGAAGTCCTTTATCATTTCACACAGGATTCCAGTATTTCAACGATATAATACGCCAAAGGAGTAACTTAACGAGTATATGCAAGGAAGCCAAAAATTGTAATAGCGATTTTAGTCCAGATGTCGtcggaaattatttatttttggatacTAATGATTTAACTGACATGTACGCATGTTTGATAGTAACCGATGGCGTAACGAAATCCGTGTCAGAGATAGAttcgtgttttaaaaaaaatcgagaaTTTGACATGCCTGACGAATATATACGCTATTGGAACAAATTCTTACTTTTCATCATCCCCGGTGTGCTGTTCCCGTTGTTGTGTTTCGTCTATGTCTTCAGGAAGAACTTGAGATATTTCGTGATAACAATGAGAAACTCAGCAATGTTGAGCTTGATTCATAAGAAAGATGTCTACGACGGTGAGTACAGTTTATCAATCGATACAAATCATTGTACATTGTATAAAGTAGACATAGctttagtttgaaataaatgattctGAGGAGATTGGCTACATATTAGATTCAACAGTGTTAGTATTTTGTGTAAGCTCTTATTTGTAAACTAGCCCTTTCCGGATTTGCACAGACGACTTTGCCCATTAAATGGATACCCattttaagcaattttttttagaactattcgactaaaacaaattaaatttcagtAAGGTAGTTGGTATGGCGGCCATTGTTATGGGCGATTTCAATTGCGTAGGATTATTTTTTCAGATGGGTCTATATTTAACTATGACGTGTTTGTTTCGTACTGTAACGAGGACAGGGCTTGGGTATTGGACCAGCTTCTACCCCACGTCGAGAGGGATTGCAATGTGAGCGTTTGTCTCCACGAGAGAGACTTTCAGGTgctgtaacatttatttttattttaatattttaaacagcgAAATGTAAGATGGTAAAGTGGTCAGAAGAAATGGATGTCAAACAAAGATTGCAAGTTTAAATTGAAGCACTGTAAAGTAGATCCATGCTTGACGTTTGATGGAAAACATCTGAAGAATTCAGAAAAGATGCGTCAAATAGAATTATGCGTTCCGATGTCCGATGTTGTTCTTTCACATGTTTTTAAAGTAGAGCATTTTTCTAGCTGTGGATGTACACAATTAGAATTTTATTCAGTTGTTTGTTTACTCGAAATTGTTCAgtagaaatacttttaatattgatgatattaattaaaaaaaagaaaactgaaAATTACTCAATTCTGTTGGATCTCCTCCGtttgttaaaattacttttatagtataataatttaaaattaattctttcttATTCACAGGTTGGTCTCTCGATCTTAGAGAACATAGTTTCTTGCATGGACCGGTCCCGATCCATTATGCTTATCATATCAAAGAGATTCTTGCTGAGTCAGTGGTGTCAATTTGAAATGCATCTTGCTCAGCACAGGTATTGAAATCATTacgtattttaacaataatgacattttattacaCATGCACTGAAATTCTCAGAAAGGACAAAATATCTTACGAttctaaatgtaatattattatgactgTCTTCAGTGTAGTGTTTGGCTTATAAAACTGCAccttgtgtttataaaaatcatatattttctgTTAAGAAGTCCTCAAAACGTTTGAAAAGAATGAACTGCCTTTAGTCTCGTGGCTCATGTATCTCtggttatgtaatattttcgtCAAGTTTGAGTGCGAGAGTTTCAAATATTTGTCTTAAATCATTCACATAGATCTAGTTCGTACAAACAGAgactttaaaatatcatttgacCATTTCTTACAGACTGTTAGAAACGCGTAGAGAAGACTTGATTCTGATCCTGCTCGAAGAAATACCGAGACGTCTTCGTCCAAACACTCTTCACTATCTAATGCTCACGAAGACTTACATAGTATGGCCAAAAGAAGAATCAGAGCATAGTTTATTTTGGAGAAGAATGAAAAAGAGTCTAACAACGCATAAGTTAAAACAAGATAATGTGTCCTTAGCCTAAAAAGTCCTATGAATAATTTTGGAACAAGATTAAGACGACGAAATTAAAGTGACccaaaatttgacaaaaatgtaaagtaaagaaacattttaatacattgtaaTCTACTTGATTGTTTTCTAAAATGACTAAGGTGCATTTGTGTTCTCCTT
This region includes:
- the LOC125075050 gene encoding toll-like receptor 13, coding for MFLYEILSCLLYIAVVIADKNFDKRDWKSDPKDTTCLTGYMTDVQKWVDKFGRLNAVEDINTSSITISSREGINKLQYEVANFKSTQNRRIRYMSMVSCRLTRVPAVFKWTDRLDRSLADTLVYLTLYGNNFGTLDKAETYDVALNASNTHEINMNTNITTYGKQLTLWSVGFQAFTFSNLRELDLRSCSIQALGSHTFQRMPKLRNLYLGENNIHYIETNAFSSLTALKHLDLSRNYAYDENGQQRDMYFESLDILRNLNLESLDLSFTNFGQRNINILKGVERKLKRLSICYAGLNRIRDDVFYFPSMKYLDVSGNYEILSTPNVFRDLNNSLQILFAENVALRNMNVFQNLSNLEILKLTNNEIVSIPPHVAHSLKKLQILDLDNNRIAAWFSDLISYMKNLKLLSLKSNNINLVTREMYYDVENLTYISLSGNFLICNCHARDIYEVGLKNELKQKTTLITELNRSARSPLSFHTGFQYFNDIIRQRSNLTSICKEAKNCNSDFSPDVVGNYLFLDTNDLTDMYACLIVTDGVTKSVSEIDSCFKKNREFDMPDEYIRYWNKFLLFIIPGVLFPLLCFVYVFRKNLRYFVITMRNSAMLSLIHKKDVYDDGSIFNYDVFVSYCNEDRAWVLDQLLPHVERDCNVSVCLHERDFQVGLSILENIVSCMDRSRSIMLIISKRFLLSQWCQFEMHLAQHRLLETRREDLILILLEEIPRRLRPNTLHYLMLTKTYIVWPKEESEHSLFWRRMKKSLTTHKLKQDNVSLA